One genomic region from Knoellia sp. p5-6-4 encodes:
- a CDS encoding ROK family glucokinase — MSGPPDALSIGIDIGGTKVAGGVVDPRGVVLHRARRDTPHRSKKPGVVENTIVEVVDELLGVVGAGSVVAVGIGAAGFVAADRATVVFAPHLSWRHEPLRDALQRRVPVPIFVDNDANAAAWAEWRFGAAQGHTHVMMVTLGTGIGGALLMNGQVVRGRFGIAGEFGHMQVVPGGQRCECGNRGCWEQYASGNALVREARSLMTANSPIASDLLDRVGGDPANLTGPLITEAAQAGDQTAVELLAEIGQWLGVGIANLAAAFDPGIFVIGGGVSAAGDLLLGPARETFRKHLTGRGYRPEAEIVAARLGNEAGLIGAADLARVGAGADPRVAPDPVPQG; from the coding sequence GTGAGCGGCCCGCCGGATGCGCTGAGCATCGGCATCGACATCGGCGGCACCAAGGTCGCCGGCGGGGTCGTCGACCCACGGGGCGTGGTGCTCCACCGCGCGCGGCGGGACACCCCGCACCGCTCGAAGAAGCCGGGGGTGGTGGAGAACACCATCGTGGAGGTCGTCGACGAGCTCCTGGGCGTCGTCGGTGCGGGCTCCGTGGTCGCCGTGGGAATCGGGGCGGCGGGCTTCGTGGCCGCCGACCGCGCGACGGTCGTCTTCGCCCCGCACCTGTCCTGGCGCCACGAGCCGCTGCGCGACGCGCTGCAGCGCCGGGTGCCGGTGCCGATCTTCGTCGACAACGACGCCAACGCGGCGGCGTGGGCAGAGTGGCGTTTCGGTGCCGCCCAGGGGCACACGCACGTGATGATGGTGACGCTCGGCACCGGGATCGGCGGGGCGCTGCTCATGAACGGCCAGGTGGTGCGCGGCCGGTTCGGCATCGCGGGCGAGTTCGGCCACATGCAGGTGGTGCCGGGCGGGCAGCGGTGCGAGTGCGGCAACCGCGGCTGCTGGGAGCAGTACGCCTCGGGCAACGCCCTCGTGCGCGAGGCGCGCTCGCTGATGACGGCCAACAGCCCGATCGCCAGCGACCTGCTCGACCGGGTCGGGGGCGACCCGGCCAACCTCACCGGCCCCCTCATCACCGAGGCGGCCCAGGCCGGCGACCAGACCGCCGTCGAGCTCCTGGCCGAGATCGGGCAGTGGCTCGGCGTCGGCATAGCCAACCTCGCGGCCGCCTTCGACCCGGGCATCTTCGTCATCGGCGGGGGCGTCAGCGCGGCCGGTGACCTGCTCCTCGGCCCGGCGCGCGAGACGTTCCGCAAGCACCTCACCGGCCGCGGCTACCGGCCGGAGGCCGAGATCGTGGCTGCCAGGCTGGGCAACGAGGCCGGGCTCATCGGGGCCGCGGACCTCGCCCGGGTCGGCGCCGGCGCCGACCCCCGGGTGGCCCCGGACCCGGTCCCGCAGGGCTGA
- a CDS encoding ROK family glucokinase yields MTATIGLDIGGTKIAAGLVSLEGRILAEARCDTPAHDPDRIAHDAAALVAALSADTDQEVVGVGVACAGFVNRTGSHVLFAPNLAWRDEPLKQRLEALVRYPVTIENDANAAAWGEFRFGAAREADDMVLITIGTGVGGGIVSDSKLLRGAYGIGGELGHMRVVPGGIRCGCGNRGCWEQYGSGNALLREARELVASGTPHGAALADACGGDPAALRGRDVTEVAQGGDPAAVELLADLGTWIGEGAASVAAILDPELIVIGGGVAEAGDLLLDPVRAAYGRQLTGRGHRPVAGIVPASLGNDAGLIGAAAIAAEGVLE; encoded by the coding sequence GTGACGGCCACCATCGGACTCGACATCGGAGGCACCAAGATCGCGGCGGGACTGGTCTCGCTGGAGGGGCGGATCCTCGCCGAGGCGCGGTGTGACACACCGGCCCACGACCCGGACCGCATCGCCCACGACGCCGCCGCGCTGGTGGCCGCGTTGTCCGCGGACACCGACCAGGAGGTCGTCGGTGTGGGCGTGGCGTGCGCCGGCTTCGTCAACCGCACCGGCTCGCACGTGCTCTTCGCCCCCAACCTGGCCTGGCGTGACGAGCCGCTGAAGCAGCGGCTCGAGGCGCTGGTGCGCTACCCGGTCACGATCGAGAACGACGCCAACGCGGCGGCGTGGGGGGAGTTCCGCTTCGGCGCCGCCCGCGAGGCCGACGACATGGTGCTCATCACGATCGGCACCGGTGTCGGAGGCGGCATCGTCAGCGACTCCAAGCTGCTGCGCGGCGCCTACGGCATCGGCGGGGAGCTCGGGCACATGCGGGTCGTCCCGGGCGGCATCCGCTGCGGCTGCGGCAACCGCGGCTGCTGGGAGCAGTACGGGTCGGGCAACGCCCTGCTGCGCGAGGCGCGCGAGCTGGTCGCGTCAGGGACGCCGCACGGAGCAGCTCTCGCCGACGCCTGCGGGGGTGACCCGGCTGCGCTGAGGGGTCGTGACGTGACAGAGGTGGCGCAGGGCGGTGACCCCGCCGCGGTCGAGCTGCTCGCCGACCTCGGCACCTGGATCGGGGAGGGGGCGGCCTCGGTGGCGGCGATCCTCGACCCCGAGCTCATCGTCATCGGCGGCGGCGTCGCCGAGGCGGGGGACCTGCTGCTCGACCCGGTCAGGGCGGCCTACGGACGTCAGCTCACCGGGCGGGGCCACCGGCCGGTGGCCGGCATCGTGCCCGCCTCCCTGGGCAACGACGCCGGCCTCATCGGGGCCGCCGCGATCGCGGCCGAGGGGGTGCTGGAGTGA
- a CDS encoding ArsA family ATPase: MRVILFTGKGGVGKTTTAAATAVRAARSGIKTLVMSTDAAHSLGDALDVDLTDHRGSGATSQARPVPVQVEPGLSALQIGPQHAFDSSWRVVQDYLLSVLATLGIDAVVAEELTSLPGTEEIAALLELRTQVESGAWDLVVVDCAPTAETLRLLALPEALAWHLDRLLPGQRGLIRSLRPAAAAAVGMPLPAPEVVDIVSGWHRHLRELQRLLTGDGTSVRLVLTPERVVIAESRRTWTSLSLYGFVVDAVVVNRVFPDAAQEVGADAPPDPWRSAWNEAQQEGLVEVRESFAGLPVVVSPYLAREPIGPDALDELAVAQDPDGSGTAALLEPVAHRGLTVTRTRQGFTLSLPLPLVSASDVGLQRRDHELLVAVGDHRRVLTLPAALQRCDVQSASVREGLLRVRFVPNEEVWPRG, from the coding sequence ATGCGCGTCATCCTCTTCACCGGCAAGGGCGGGGTCGGCAAGACGACGACGGCCGCCGCCACCGCCGTGCGGGCGGCCCGGTCCGGCATCAAGACACTGGTCATGTCGACCGACGCAGCGCACTCCCTCGGTGACGCGCTCGACGTCGACCTCACGGACCACCGCGGGTCGGGCGCCACTTCGCAGGCCAGGCCCGTGCCGGTGCAGGTCGAGCCCGGCCTGTCGGCCCTGCAGATCGGCCCGCAGCACGCGTTCGACAGCTCGTGGCGGGTCGTGCAGGACTACCTGCTCTCCGTGCTGGCGACGCTCGGCATCGACGCGGTGGTCGCCGAGGAGCTGACCTCGCTGCCAGGGACGGAGGAGATCGCCGCGCTGCTGGAGCTGCGCACCCAGGTGGAGTCGGGCGCGTGGGACCTCGTCGTCGTGGACTGCGCCCCCACGGCGGAGACCCTGAGGCTGCTCGCCCTTCCCGAGGCGCTCGCCTGGCACCTCGACCGGCTGCTGCCGGGCCAGCGGGGGCTCATCCGATCGCTGCGGCCCGCAGCCGCCGCGGCGGTCGGTATGCCGCTGCCGGCCCCCGAGGTCGTCGACATCGTCAGTGGCTGGCACCGGCACCTGCGCGAGCTGCAGCGGCTGCTCACCGGCGACGGCACCTCGGTGCGTCTCGTGCTCACCCCGGAGCGCGTGGTCATCGCCGAGTCGCGGCGCACCTGGACCTCGCTCAGCCTCTACGGCTTCGTCGTCGACGCGGTGGTGGTCAACCGGGTCTTCCCCGATGCGGCGCAGGAGGTCGGCGCGGATGCGCCGCCGGATCCGTGGCGCAGCGCCTGGAACGAGGCCCAGCAGGAGGGACTGGTGGAGGTCCGCGAGTCCTTCGCCGGACTGCCCGTCGTGGTCTCGCCCTACCTCGCGCGCGAGCCCATCGGCCCCGACGCGCTCGACGAGCTCGCCGTCGCCCAGGACCCGGACGGCTCCGGCACGGCCGCGCTGCTCGAACCGGTCGCCCACCGCGGCCTGACCGTCACCCGGACCCGGCAGGGCTTCACCTTGTCGCTGCCCCTGCCGCTGGTCTCCGCCTCCGACGTCGGCCTCCAGCGGCGCGACCACGAGCTGCTCGTGGCCGTCGGCGACCACCGCCGGGTCTTGACACTGCCGGCCGCCCTGCAACGATGCGACGTCCAGAGCGCCTCGGTCCGCGAGGGCCTGCTGCGAGTGCGGTTCGTCCCCAACGAGGAGGTGTGGCCACGTGGCTGA
- a CDS encoding SRPBCC family protein produces the protein MADRTESSIDIAAKPGEVLDVIADFESYPSWAAEVKQVVVLSEEGDGWADQVQFTLDAGVIKDTYVLDYEWDIQKNGTGVLSWQLVQGTVLKAMNGSYTLTATARELTTVTYRLAVDVKVPMLGMLKRKAEKVIIDTALKELKKRVEG, from the coding sequence ATGGCCGACCGCACAGAGTCCAGCATCGACATCGCCGCCAAACCGGGCGAGGTCCTCGACGTGATCGCCGACTTCGAGAGCTACCCGAGCTGGGCCGCAGAGGTCAAGCAGGTCGTCGTGCTGTCCGAGGAGGGTGACGGCTGGGCCGACCAGGTGCAGTTCACCCTCGACGCCGGGGTCATCAAGGACACCTACGTCCTCGACTACGAGTGGGACATCCAGAAGAACGGCACCGGGGTGCTCTCGTGGCAGCTCGTGCAGGGCACCGTCCTGAAGGCCATGAACGGCTCCTACACCCTCACGGCCACGGCACGGGAGCTCACCACGGTGACCTACCGCCTCGCGGTCGACGTCAAGGTCCCGATGCTCGGCATGCTCAAGCGCAAGGCCGAGAAGGTCATCATCGACACCGCGCTCAAGGAGCTCAAGAAGCGCGTCGAGGGCTGA
- a CDS encoding AMP-dependent synthetase/ligase, whose product MQDHAVPPLVEPTTEGSLADLPARNATRAPHRVAFAKKLGDEWVDVTAAQFHDEVRAVAKGLVASGLRTGDRVGIMSKTRYEWTVADFAIWTAGGVSVPIYETSSAEQVLWILKDSGARGVIVETPAHEATVAEVRDDLPELEHVWQIDAGGLESLVELGSGVTDADLDAAREGVDRTSVATIIYTSGTTGRPKGCQLTHGNFMALSENAVRRLEQVVRSEGASTLLFLPLAHVFARFIQVLCVSGEAKMGHSADIKNLLADFANFKPTFILSVPRVFEKIYNSAEQKATAEGKGKIFATAAETAIAWSTALDAGGAGLGLRLRHAVFDRLVYGKLRAAMGGRVLYAVSGGAPLGTRLGHFFRGIGVTVLEGYGLTETTAPATVNIPERVKIGTVGPPLPGVGIRIAEDGEVLIRGNNVFSSYHNNEEATSAAVRDGWFHTGDIGELDDDGYLKITGRKKELLVTAGGKNVAPAVLEDRLRAHPLVSQCIVVGDQKPFIGALVTLDPEMYPTWARNNGIEGVSLEQARTNEVVLAEIQRAVDEANKAVSKAESIRKFTILEGDFTEENGYLTPSMKLKRNIVMKDFHTDVEALYS is encoded by the coding sequence GTGCAGGACCACGCCGTCCCCCCGCTCGTCGAGCCCACGACCGAGGGGAGCCTTGCCGACCTGCCGGCCCGCAACGCAACCCGTGCACCCCACCGGGTCGCCTTCGCCAAGAAGCTCGGCGACGAGTGGGTCGACGTGACGGCGGCGCAGTTCCACGACGAGGTGCGCGCGGTGGCCAAGGGCCTCGTCGCGAGCGGACTGCGCACCGGTGACCGGGTCGGCATCATGAGCAAGACGCGCTACGAGTGGACGGTCGCCGACTTCGCGATCTGGACCGCCGGCGGGGTGTCCGTCCCCATCTACGAGACCTCCTCCGCCGAGCAGGTGCTCTGGATCCTCAAGGACTCGGGCGCCCGCGGCGTCATCGTCGAGACGCCGGCCCACGAGGCGACCGTGGCCGAGGTGCGCGACGACCTTCCCGAGCTCGAGCACGTGTGGCAGATCGACGCGGGTGGACTCGAGTCGCTCGTCGAGCTCGGCTCGGGTGTCACCGACGCCGACCTCGACGCGGCCCGCGAGGGCGTCGACCGCACCTCGGTCGCGACCATCATCTACACGTCGGGTACGACCGGGCGGCCCAAGGGCTGCCAGCTGACCCACGGCAACTTCATGGCCCTGTCCGAGAACGCGGTGCGGCGCCTGGAGCAGGTGGTCCGCTCGGAGGGCGCCTCCACCCTGCTCTTCCTGCCGCTCGCCCACGTCTTCGCGCGCTTCATCCAGGTGCTGTGCGTCAGCGGGGAGGCGAAGATGGGGCACAGCGCCGACATCAAGAACCTGCTGGCGGACTTCGCGAACTTCAAGCCGACCTTCATCCTCTCGGTCCCCCGGGTGTTCGAGAAGATCTACAACTCGGCGGAGCAGAAGGCGACCGCCGAGGGCAAGGGCAAGATCTTCGCCACCGCCGCGGAGACCGCCATCGCGTGGTCGACGGCGCTCGACGCCGGCGGCGCCGGCCTGGGCCTGCGCCTGCGCCACGCGGTCTTCGACAGGCTCGTCTACGGCAAGCTGCGGGCCGCCATGGGCGGCCGGGTGCTGTATGCCGTGTCCGGCGGGGCCCCGCTCGGGACGCGCCTCGGTCACTTCTTCCGCGGCATCGGCGTCACCGTGCTCGAGGGCTACGGCCTGACCGAGACCACCGCGCCGGCCACCGTCAACATCCCCGAGCGCGTGAAGATCGGCACCGTCGGCCCGCCGCTGCCGGGTGTCGGGATCCGCATCGCCGAGGACGGCGAGGTGCTCATCCGGGGCAACAACGTCTTCTCCAGCTACCACAACAACGAGGAGGCCACCTCGGCCGCGGTGCGGGACGGCTGGTTCCACACCGGCGACATCGGCGAGCTCGACGACGACGGCTACCTCAAGATCACCGGTCGCAAGAAGGAGCTGCTCGTCACCGCCGGCGGCAAGAACGTCGCGCCGGCAGTGCTCGAGGACCGCCTGCGCGCCCACCCGCTGGTCTCGCAGTGCATCGTCGTCGGCGACCAGAAGCCGTTCATCGGCGCGCTGGTCACCCTCGACCCCGAGATGTACCCCACCTGGGCGAGGAACAACGGCATCGAGGGCGTCAGCCTCGAGCAGGCTCGCACGAACGAGGTGGTGCTCGCCGAGATCCAGCGGGCCGTCGACGAGGCCAACAAGGCGGTCTCCAAGGCGGAGTCGATCCGCAAGTTCACCATCCTCGAGGGCGACTTCACCGAGGAGAACGGCTACCTGACCCCGTCGATGAAGCTCAAGCGCAACATCGTGATGAAGGACTTCCACACCGACGTCGAGGCGCTCTACTCCTGA
- a CDS encoding DEDD exonuclease domain-containing protein produces MQMVQGTFDDLGTALSGVTFVVVDLETTGGSPAESQITEIGAVRVRGGEVLGEFQTLVNPGAPIPAFIQVLTGITDAMVATAPRIDSALPAFLEFARGSVLVAHNAGFDISFLKAAAARTGNRWPGFEVLDTVTLARQLVPRDETRNHKLSTLAAHFGSPTTPDHRALHDARATVDVLHALIERVGNLGVHTLEELTSYTSRVAPSTRRKRYLAQDLPSAPGVYLFKDGQGRVLYVGTSVNIRTRVRSYFTASEQRTRMAEMVRLAESVTPIVCATTLEAEVRELRLLAEHKPRYNRRSKAPERGVWVKLTVEAFPRLSMVREVRRDGARYIGPFSGRAAAEAAIAAVHEVIPLRQCVQRLSPSKPVSACALADMGRCGAPCTGAQSVQEYAVVAGRAMAALAGDSRDVVTALRARMVTLAEQERFEDAGTLRDRLLALVRGMARSQRIAPLAASAEIVAARPAALGGWELVCIRHGRLAGSSVSPRGADPMPYVQALRASAEAVLPAPAPAPAGTAEESEKILRWLESPGVRLVDLDGQWTCPVGGAGAARAQLEPQSVSRHEAAGFVAAS; encoded by the coding sequence ATGCAGATGGTCCAAGGCACCTTCGACGACCTGGGCACCGCGCTGTCCGGGGTCACCTTCGTCGTCGTCGACCTCGAGACCACCGGCGGAAGCCCCGCCGAGTCGCAGATCACCGAGATCGGCGCCGTGCGGGTCCGCGGCGGCGAGGTGCTCGGTGAGTTCCAGACCCTGGTCAACCCCGGCGCCCCGATCCCGGCGTTCATCCAGGTGCTCACCGGCATCACCGACGCCATGGTCGCCACCGCGCCGCGCATCGATTCGGCGCTCCCCGCGTTCCTCGAGTTCGCCCGGGGGTCGGTGCTCGTGGCCCACAACGCCGGCTTCGACATCTCCTTCCTCAAGGCCGCCGCCGCTCGTACGGGCAACCGCTGGCCGGGCTTCGAGGTGCTCGACACCGTCACCCTGGCGCGCCAGCTGGTCCCGCGCGACGAGACCCGCAACCACAAGCTCTCCACTCTCGCGGCCCACTTCGGCTCCCCCACGACGCCCGACCACCGGGCGCTGCACGACGCGCGGGCCACCGTCGACGTCCTGCACGCGCTCATCGAGCGGGTCGGCAACCTCGGCGTGCACACCCTGGAGGAGCTCACCAGCTACACCTCGCGCGTGGCGCCGTCCACGCGGCGCAAGCGCTACCTCGCCCAGGACCTGCCGTCGGCCCCGGGCGTCTACCTGTTCAAGGACGGGCAGGGCCGGGTGCTCTACGTCGGCACCTCCGTCAACATCCGCACGCGCGTGCGCAGCTACTTCACCGCCTCGGAGCAGCGCACCCGCATGGCCGAGATGGTGCGCCTCGCCGAGAGCGTCACGCCCATTGTCTGCGCCACCACCCTCGAGGCCGAGGTGCGCGAGCTGCGCCTCCTCGCCGAGCACAAGCCGCGCTACAACCGGCGGTCCAAGGCCCCCGAGCGGGGGGTGTGGGTGAAGCTGACCGTCGAGGCCTTCCCGCGCCTGAGCATGGTGCGCGAGGTGCGTCGCGACGGGGCCCGCTACATCGGCCCGTTCTCCGGCCGCGCCGCCGCCGAGGCCGCGATCGCCGCGGTGCACGAGGTCATCCCGCTGCGCCAGTGCGTGCAGCGGCTCTCCCCCTCGAAGCCGGTGAGCGCCTGCGCGCTCGCCGACATGGGCCGGTGCGGCGCCCCCTGCACGGGGGCCCAGAGCGTGCAGGAGTATGCCGTCGTGGCCGGACGGGCGATGGCCGCCCTGGCCGGCGACAGCCGCGACGTCGTCACTGCCCTGCGGGCGCGCATGGTCACCCTCGCCGAGCAGGAGCGCTTCGAGGACGCCGGCACGCTGCGCGACCGCCTCCTCGCCCTGGTGCGCGGCATGGCCCGCAGCCAGCGCATCGCCCCGCTGGCAGCCAGCGCCGAGATCGTCGCGGCGAGGCCGGCCGCCCTCGGCGGCTGGGAGCTCGTGTGCATCCGCCACGGCAGGCTCGCCGGCAGCAGCGTCTCCCCTCGAGGCGCCGACCCGATGCCCTACGTGCAGGCCCTGCGGGCCAGCGCCGAAGCGGTCCTGCCCGCGCCGGCACCGGCACCGGCAGGCACGGCCGAGGAGTCGGAGAAGATCCTGCGCTGGCTCGAGTCGCCCGGGGTCAGGCTCGTCGACCTCGACGGGCAGTGGACCTGCCCGGTCGGCGGCGCCGGCGCCGCACGGGCCCAGCTCGAGCCCCAGTCCGTGTCGCGCCACGAGGCGGCCGGCTTCGTCGCCGCGTCCTGA
- a CDS encoding Lrp/AsnC ligand binding domain-containing protein: MISAIVLINAEVDRIPEVAQAIAELDGVSEVYSVAGDVDLIAMVRVRAHEELADVIADRLNKVDGVTGTSTHIAFRTYSRHDLEAAFSLGLDDE; the protein is encoded by the coding sequence GTGATCTCTGCCATCGTCCTCATCAACGCCGAAGTCGACCGCATCCCCGAGGTGGCCCAGGCCATCGCCGAGCTCGACGGCGTGAGCGAGGTCTACTCGGTCGCCGGCGACGTCGACCTGATCGCCATGGTGCGGGTGCGGGCGCACGAGGAGCTCGCCGACGTCATCGCCGACCGGCTCAACAAGGTCGACGGTGTGACCGGTACCTCGACCCACATCGCCTTCCGCACCTACTCGCGGCACGACCTCGAGGCCGCCTTCAGCCTCGGCCTCGACGACGAGTAG
- the trpD gene encoding anthranilate phosphoribosyltransferase has translation MASSAPAAFTWPDLFTSLLAGEDLNTEAAAWAMDQIMSGEASPVQQAGFLVALRAKGESVDEVRGLADVMLEHARPIEVAEPSLDIVGTGGDRSHSVNISTMSSVVISACGIRVVKHGNRAASSSSGSADVLEALGVNLTLSPGQVARVAELAGITFCFAQTFHPSMRHAAEARRDLGIATAFNLLGPLTNPARPTYAAVGVADARVAPLMAGVFAGRGKDAAVFRGDDGLDELTISTTSRVWWVRDGQVREHRLDPRDLGLELHPLESLRGADAAHNASVARQLFEGLRSPVRDAVVLNAGIALALTEPDGGPTAEDFLSGVRRGMDRAEQALDSGEALRRLDAWAQASQRDDL, from the coding sequence ATGGCTTCGTCGGCGCCGGCTGCGTTCACGTGGCCGGACCTGTTCACCTCCCTGCTCGCCGGCGAGGACCTGAACACGGAGGCTGCCGCCTGGGCCATGGACCAGATCATGTCCGGTGAGGCGTCACCGGTGCAGCAGGCCGGCTTCCTGGTGGCGCTGCGCGCCAAGGGCGAGAGCGTCGACGAGGTGCGCGGGCTGGCCGACGTCATGCTCGAGCACGCGCGCCCCATCGAGGTCGCCGAACCCAGCCTCGACATCGTGGGCACGGGCGGTGACCGGTCGCACTCGGTCAACATCTCCACGATGTCCTCGGTGGTGATCTCGGCGTGCGGGATCCGCGTCGTCAAGCACGGCAACCGGGCCGCGTCGTCGTCCTCGGGCTCGGCAGACGTCCTGGAGGCCCTCGGGGTCAACCTCACCTTGAGCCCCGGTCAGGTGGCCCGGGTGGCCGAGCTCGCCGGCATCACCTTCTGCTTCGCGCAGACGTTCCACCCCTCGATGCGGCACGCTGCCGAGGCCCGGCGCGACCTGGGCATCGCCACCGCGTTCAACCTCCTCGGCCCATTGACCAACCCGGCCCGCCCCACGTATGCCGCGGTGGGCGTCGCGGACGCCCGCGTGGCGCCGCTGATGGCCGGTGTGTTCGCCGGGCGAGGCAAGGACGCGGCGGTGTTCCGCGGCGACGACGGCCTCGACGAGCTCACCATCAGCACGACCTCGCGGGTGTGGTGGGTGCGGGACGGCCAGGTGCGCGAGCACCGGCTCGACCCGCGCGACCTCGGTCTGGAGCTGCACCCCCTGGAGAGCCTGCGGGGAGCCGACGCAGCGCACAACGCGAGCGTGGCCCGACAGCTCTTCGAGGGCCTGCGTTCACCGGTGCGCGACGCGGTCGTCCTCAACGCCGGCATCGCGCTCGCGCTCACCGAGCCCGACGGCGGCCCCACCGCTGAGGACTTCCTCTCCGGCGTGCGCCGCGGGATGGACCGCGCCGAGCAGGCGCTGGACTCCGGGGAGGCGCTGCGCCGGCTCGACGCCTGGGCACAGGCCAGCCAGCGCGACGACCTCTGA
- a CDS encoding heme-copper oxidase subunit III yields the protein MVSVGTIVWLASELMFFAGLFAMYFTIRGVEPELWDERTSQLNIPFATINTLILVISSVWCQLGVHAAEHGKAHRGDATLFNISAWGMREWYVLTYIFGAVFVSGQVLEYAELVHEGVTLASDAYGSVFYLTTGFHALHVTGGLLAFLLIIGRTFTTRTYSHNQAAGAVVTSYYWHFVDVVWIALFATIYLLR from the coding sequence ATGGTCTCGGTCGGGACGATCGTGTGGCTCGCCAGCGAGCTGATGTTCTTCGCGGGCCTGTTCGCGATGTACTTCACGATCCGCGGGGTCGAGCCGGAGCTGTGGGACGAGCGCACGAGCCAGCTCAACATCCCCTTCGCCACCATCAACACCCTGATCCTCGTGATCTCCTCGGTGTGGTGCCAGCTCGGCGTCCACGCCGCGGAGCACGGCAAGGCGCACCGGGGTGACGCGACGCTGTTCAACATCAGCGCCTGGGGCATGCGCGAGTGGTACGTGCTCACCTACATCTTCGGCGCGGTCTTCGTCTCCGGCCAGGTGCTCGAGTACGCCGAGCTCGTCCACGAGGGCGTCACCCTCGCGTCCGACGCCTACGGCTCGGTCTTCTACCTCACCACCGGCTTCCACGCCCTCCACGTGACCGGCGGTCTGCTCGCCTTCCTGCTGATCATCGGCCGCACCTTCACGACCCGGACCTACAGCCACAACCAGGCGGCCGGCGCTGTCGTGACCTCCTACTACTGGCACTTCGTCGACGTCGTGTGGATCGCGCTCTTCGCGACGATCTACCTGCTGCGGTGA
- a CDS encoding cytochrome c codes for MNALAARRRHPAAIALLILVGLLVTGAAYAALAPKPAQASTTSAAQVEEGKKLFQANCSTCHGLNGEGTQDGPSLAGVGAAAVDFQVGTGRMPMTRPDVQAPRKEVQFSDEDIAAMAAYVASLAPGPAVPEEEYASGEGGDVAKGAELFRVNCAMCHNFAGSGGALTRGKYAPSLRDIEGKHIYEAMATGPQSMPVFNDTNISPESKRDIIAFLHTLDEQENVGGMALGNLGPVSEGLFIWVFGLGIMIGFAVWLGQKSA; via the coding sequence GTGAACGCACTGGCCGCCCGCCGACGGCACCCGGCCGCCATCGCCCTCCTCATCCTGGTGGGCCTCCTGGTGACCGGCGCGGCCTATGCCGCCCTGGCGCCGAAGCCGGCCCAGGCCTCCACCACGAGCGCCGCCCAGGTCGAGGAGGGCAAGAAGCTCTTCCAGGCCAACTGCTCGACCTGCCACGGCCTCAACGGCGAGGGCACGCAGGACGGCCCGAGCCTCGCGGGCGTCGGCGCCGCCGCGGTCGACTTCCAGGTCGGCACCGGTCGCATGCCCATGACGCGCCCCGACGTGCAGGCCCCCCGCAAGGAGGTCCAGTTCAGCGACGAGGACATCGCCGCCATGGCCGCCTACGTCGCGTCGCTGGCGCCGGGCCCGGCCGTCCCCGAGGAGGAGTACGCCTCCGGAGAGGGCGGTGACGTCGCCAAGGGTGCCGAGCTGTTCCGCGTCAACTGCGCCATGTGCCACAACTTCGCCGGTTCCGGCGGAGCCCTGACCCGCGGCAAGTACGCCCCCTCGCTGCGCGACATCGAGGGCAAGCACATCTACGAGGCGATGGCCACCGGCCCGCAGTCGATGCCCGTCTTCAACGACACCAACATCAGCCCGGAGAGCAAGCGCGACATCATCGCGTTCCTGCACACCCTCGACGAGCAGGAGAACGTCGGCGGCATGGCGCTCGGCAACCTCGGCCCTGTCTCCGAGGGGCTGTTCATCTGGGTGTTCGGCCTCGGCATCATGATCGGCTTCGCCGTCTGGCTCGGACAGAAATCGGCCTGA